In the Corynebacterium anserum genome, GAAGATCCAATCACAAGCGCTGATTTTATCCTGATTTGGGTTCTCGTAGCAGAAGTACAACAACCAGGGGTAAAGATTGTTATCCAGGGGTGTTCGAACCTATCCCGGGAGGGGAGCTTTCGTGTACAACTGGTGAGCATGCCGACAATCAACTTTCGCCTACTGGCTACGCCGAGTCAGCTGGGCTTCATTGAAGAAGATTTCCGTAATCTCATTGCGGCCATGGGTGACCAGCTGGATGCCGAGCTTCAGCTGACAACTGGCCTCGTCCCTGACCCTGAGTTAGTCACTACGTGGGTGGAACAATATGGGGAGGATATCGGCTCTGATGCTGATTCAGCTCAGGAGGATTCCCCCGAGGGGGCTGAGATCAAAGTGACGGTTCAGCGTTATGACATGGGATCACTATCCGGTTTGACCATGTACTTCGCCAAATTGTTGACGGTGCGGGAAAAAGACCCTGCAGAGCCGCTACTGCGGCAGGTCAAAGATGATCTGGGGGCTCCGCGCGTGCCATGGCACGTGCAGGTTCAACCCTAGGCTCGCTCATTCGCTAATGGTGTGGCGCTGGTGGATGATTCTTAGTTTCAACCGCGGTGCCTATGCACCCCTGCGGTCTAGCTGCGTCGTGGTGATTCAGTAGCGTGAGCCCAGCCCGAACGGAGTGCGCGAACGAGGTGTGGAGCCGTGAAATCCTGCGTACGGCTACATAACGAGGTGTGAAGTCGTGAAATCCTGCGTGTGGCTACATCACGCTAGAGAGGAATTCCCGTAGCCGGTCGTTTTTCGGGTCGGTGATGACCTGGCGGGCAGGGCCGTGCTCGAGCACCACGCCCGCGTCCATGAAAGCTACGTGGTCGGCGACTTCGCGTGCAAAACCCATCTCATGGGTGACCACGAGCATTGTCATCCCGTCCTCGGCGAGTTTGCGCATGACGTTGAGCACATCGCCGACGAGTTCTGGATCGAGTGCAGACGTAGGCTCGTCGAAAAGCATGAGCTTGGGTCGCATGGCGAGAGCCCGAGCGATGGCTACACGCTGTTGCTGGCCACCCGATAGCTGTATGGGGTATGCGTCTTCCTTGCTCGCTAGACCAACCTGGTCGAGTAGTTGGCGTGCATACGCGATCGCCTTGTCCTTTGCTTCTCCCTTGACTTGGATGGGTGCCTCAATGATGTTTTGAAGTACCGTGCGGTGCGTGAACAGATTGAAATGCTGAAACACCATGCCGATGTCGAGGCGTTGCCTAGCAGCCTCTTTTTCGGAGATCTCATAGAGCTTGCCACCTTTTTCCTTGTAGCCGATGAGTTCACCATCAACTTCGATGCGGCCGGAGCTGACCTGCTCAAGATGGTTAACGCAGCGCAGCAAGGTAGACTTTCCGGATCCGGAAGGGCCGATGAGACAGGTCACGGTTCCGGCTGGCACCTCCAGGTTGATGCCTTTAAGGACATCGAGGCGACCATAGTTCTTCCACACGTCCTTAATGGCGATCATTGGAGTAGTGGCACTCATATCATCCTCATCTTCGCGTGGGATATTTTGTGAAGTAGTCATTGTGTTGTCTTCCGATCAACTGCCTAGGACTGAGAACCGTCGGTGAGTTCGCTTCCGACGGTGACGTTGCGTGGTGGTTGCCCTTCCGCATCCGCGAGGGCAGCCAGTTGACGGGTGGTGAGCTGCCGGGACGAACCGCGGGAGTAATAACGCTCAAGGTAGTACTGGGCAATCATCAACATCGAGGTAATAACCAGGTACCAGGTTGCTGCCACGAGAAGCAGTGGAACGGGGAGAAAAATAGAGTTGGAGATGTCAGTGGAACGGCCGTATAGTTCGCCGGCATAGGGGATGGCGATGACGAGGGAGGTGGTCTTCAGCATCGAGATCAATTCATTGCCCGTTGGTGGGATGATGATACGCATGGCTTGGGGGAGCACCGTGCGGCGCATATTTTGCCACCAGGTCATGCCTAGGGCCTTGGAAGCCTCAGATTGTCCTTCGGGTACTGCCTGGATACCGGCACGCACAATCTCGGCCATGTAGGCGGCCTCATTGAGTCCGAGACCCAACACAGCGAGCAAGAACATGTTGGATAGCACATCGTTTAGATCAATTTCCGCAACACCGATGTTCACCATCTGATAGATGGAACTGAGTAGACCCCAGAACACTAATTGCACGTAGACAGGCGTTCCTCGGAAGATCCAGAGGTAGAGCCATGCCACTCCCTGTAGAACCGGGTTGGGGCTCATGCGCAGTACGGCGATGATCGATCCCAGAACCACTCCAAGCAACATGGCGAGAACGGTGAGAGCGAGCGTGTGGAGGGCAGCGATAGCGATACGGGTGTCTAGTAAGTACTGGAAATAAATATCCCAGTGGTACGCATCACGCTTGGCAGCATCGATGAAGAACACGGCGACGAGGAGAACGAGCACGGTGGCGAAAACCCAGCGGCCAGGATGTCGTAGAGGAATGGCTTTGTTTTCGGCAGGGCGTCGCCTTGTTGTTGTTTGTTGTGCGGTCATGCCTATTTCCTTTGAGCAGTACGCGGTTGGCTGGAGTTGTTCGCGGTGGGAACCGTGAATGGTTTGAGATTGAACGTGACCTTGTCGATCGCGCCGTCTTCAAGACCCCAAGGTGTGAGGATTCTGTTGTAGGAGCCGTCGTCAACCAGTTTCTGTAGAGCGGCGGCCAGCGCCGGGCCAAGAGGCGCATTTTTGTTAACTGCCCACCCGAATTGCGCTTTGTCGAAGATTTCCCCCGCTTGCACCAGGCGTCCGTTGGAACGTTCGACGGCGTATGCGATGACGGGGGAGTCTGAGCTGTAGGCTTCAGCTTGTTTGAGGATGGTGGCGTTCGCTGCGGCGTCTGCGGTGGCGTACACCAGCTTGTTAATTGGTTCTTTTCCGGCGGCGACACAATCGTCGGATTTTCCTTGAACTTCGTCAGTATCGGAGTATGTGCCTTTTTGTACCGCGACGGTCATCCCGCACGCATTGTGTGGATCCACGTTGTGCTCGTTACCCGGTTGAGTAGCCCAGGCCGAACCAAAGTTGAAGAAGTCCACGAAGTCGTAGTTTTTCTGCCGTTCCTCGGTATCTGTAAAAGCCGAGGCTCCTGCATCGAGTGTTCCTGCGCTGATGGCGGGAAGAATCAGGTTGAAGTCCATCTGGCGTACGTTAACTTCTAAGCCCAGAACTGCGCCGGCTGCCTTGATGAGGTCTACCTCGTAGCCGATGATGGTGCCGTCGGAATCCTTAAATTCCGCTGGGGCATAGGGGGTATTGGCGCCGACGGTGATGCTGCCGCGTTGCGCAATGTCTTGAGGAACCAGCTTCGCTAATTGCGGATCCTTCTTGGGTAGAATTGCTTCCCACCCGTCGGGATTGCCGAGCTCTTTGTTTGTTACGCAGGCAGTCAGCACCGTAGTCAGAGCCAAGGCAATAACTGCCTTGATGCTGCGATGCGGAATGCTCATTCTCATGAACGGAAAGTATATCGGAGACCATGAATAATACTCATTTCGCCGTTGTTAAGACTCCGTGCGGCGATGTACTTCTCCGCATCAGTGATGAAGCATTGATCGGCTTGTGGTTTCGCGGAATGCCCCATACACCCCAGGTTGATCCTTCGCTTCTCATCGACGCCACCACCCACCCCCTCGTACGCAGCGTCGATATTCAACTCGATGAATATTTCCGCGGAGTCCGCAAGCACTTCGATGTGCCGTTGTCTCTCAGAGGGAGCGATTGGCACAAGGCAGTGTGGCAACGCCTGCGCGACATCCCGTGGGGAGCAACCACGTCTTATGGTGAGATTGCCCGGGACATAGGGTCTCCTCGTGCCTATCGAGCCGTTGGAACAGCGGTGAGGATGAATCCTGTGAGCATCATTGTTCCTTGTCATCGCGTCCTCCCGGCGTCGGGGAAATTGGGGAACTACGCAGGCGGGGCGGAAAATAAAAGGATGCTTTTGCGTCTGGAAGGAATCGAACTCTAAAACTCAGCCTCCCCGAAGGGATAGGCTTTTAGCTTTCTCTAGTGCTCAGGCGCCAAATGAGGCTGATGACCGCAAAAACCACCAGGCTTACGGCAAAGAGCGGCGCCACAATGCAATAGGCGAGTAACACAAGTGGGATGACTACCCGCGCCCATACTGGCAGCTCTGACCACACTATCGGAGCGGGGAGCGAGCCCGCACGGGAGCCACGGCCACGCTTGAACCACATGGTGTAGCCGTAGATCACCAGTGCGAGGATGGCAAGTGCGAGTAATCCCAACGCGATTTGAGTATAGATACCGAAGAGCATGCCCATATGTAGCTGAATGATCCACGCTGATGCCTGAGCGGCAATCGGCCAGGAACTAAATGGGATGCGATCTGTAATTTCACCTGTGTTGCCGTTGACGGAGACCGTATCGTTGTGCAGTTTGTACGGCTGGCGGATTTCGCTGGCGACCCAGGCGCTGTCGTTGTTGGCAGGAGGAGTGAGTTCTAGTGTTCCGGTCAGGTCACCGGCCTGTCGAGCGGATTCAAGAACCGTTTCAGCCTGGGAGTCACTAGAGGTAGCATTCGCGTTTCCACGGTGTGCGGGCAGACTTTGGTCTGGGCCATGTCCCCCGTGTTCAGCATGGGGGTCTGCGGGTTGGGAAGGGGTGGCGTCGCTTGATGCGGACAGAGAGGTGGAGGGTTTCGGAGGCATCCAATCAAGTTGGGAACGCACATTGGTAATATTTGTGCCGGCGACCAGAGACCACGTCAGGCCGGAGAGACAGAGGAAAAGCAAGCCCGGAACTGCTATCACTCCGATGAAGGAGTGTCGTTGGGAGGCGAGACGGCGAGAACCTCGACGGGGTTTCCGGGTATTAGCTTGATTTGAACGGCGACGCCGGTTAATCAGCCACAAGGCTAGTCCACTAACAGCCAGAGGCCCCAACCAAGACGCGGCAGTTTCGGAGTAAATGCGTCCAGGGTCGGCAAGCCATAGTCGGCGGTGACCATTTGACAGCCATGTGCGTAAGGGAAGAGCTGATGAACTGCCGTACTGGATTAGATCTCCTTTGATGGATAGATCACCAGGATCGACAAAAACAGCATGAGTGTAGCTGGACGATTCCAGAGAACTGTCTTTGAAGAGCACGCGGGTGTTGGTTTGAGGTACGTCACCCACCTTCGTATCTTCTGCGACCTGAACACCTTTGATGCTGAGATCCGGATAGACCTTGCGTGCCGCTGCGATCTGATCTCCCAGAGGATGAGCCGCTGTGCCGGAGGTAGCGGTGATCTCGTCCTTGTAGACCAGCTGCTCTAAAGACGGCGCAAAGGCATAAAAGAAACCACTGAAGGCCGCAATAAATATCAACGGGGCAATGAAAATACCTGCGATGAAGTGAATTCGGCTAAAGGCGGAGAACCAGGCGGAATCTGAGCGGCGAGGACGGGTGGATTTCTCGGTTTCCGGCGACGTGTCCCTCGTTGATTTCTGAGAGGGAGAAGATTGATCAGCAGCAGTCATGCAGAAGTAGTCGGTTGTGAAGGTATAACAGTTCCTCCGCCGTTAGGTGATACTTCAGCAAAGGGGTAGTTTCCCGCTGAACGTCCAGAAAGCGCGGGGCTGGTTATTGGTTTTTATTTATGGCTGCTAGTGTGTAATCTGCATTGAGCACGCCCCTGTAGCCCAATTGGCAGAGGCAACGGATTCAAAACCCGTCCAGTGTGAGTTCGAGTCTCACCAGGGGCACAGTGTAAAACACCTCCCTAGCGGCTAAGGAGGTGTTTTACTTTTTGGGGGAACCTAGAAAACCAGACGAAGTATAGATACAGCAACGGCAGCGATGGCAGCAGAAGCTGGCAGTGTGATAATCCACGCAAGCGCGATTGGCTTCATCAGTCCCCAATTGGCAGCTCGGTTGACAAGGCCTACGCCTAGCACAGCACCAATAAGAATATGGGTGGATGAGACCGGAAGACCCATCACTGAAGCCATCATGACCACACCTGCGGCAGCCAGCTCGGCGGCGAATCCGGAGGAGGGATGAATTTTAGTGAGACCGGAACCGACAGTTTGGATCACGTTACGTCCCACAAACCACAAACCCGATACCAAAGCAATACCCATGGCGATGAGAACAGCCATAGGGACGGCAACTTCATCGTGAACTTCACCAGTTTTGAGAACGTCAATCACCGCGACGAAAGGCCCCAACGCATTTGCAATGTCATTAGCACCATGCGAAAACGCAAAAGCTGATGCAGTGAAAACCTGCATCCAGGAGAATAAGACGAAGGTGGATCGGTTGAGCGTTTGGCGTTTGAGGGTGCGGGCGAAAATGAACACGGCCATCCATACCAATGCTCCGACCATGCCCATGATCATGATGTTTTGCAAGCTTGAGAAATCCACACCAGTTTTCTTCAAGCCTTTAAACAGCATCATGGCACAAATGATGATGGCGCCAAGTGCAGCAAGCAGGGGAACCCAGTGCTCCAAGGCGCGATGAGCCTGAACTTCCGAGGCCTCCTTGTTGATCTTGTGGAGCTCGCGGTAATAGTCGGATTCCAACAGCTCCGGATCGTAGTCATCGTCGGTGAAAAGAGCTGCATCGCGCGCCATGGCGTTGGTGTAAGAAATCTGCTGTAGTTCAGTCATCCGAGCGACTTTGGTCTTGTGCTCGTTGCTGAGTTGTGTGCGTCGTTTTTTGATGTTGCGCAGTTTTTCATCTGCTTGCTCGTTGTAGATCAAAATGGATTGAGTGATCCAACGGAACAACAGGTAAGAAGTAAGCCCACCTAAGAGGGGAGATAAGGCCCAGGAGATAGCAATGGTGCCGATACCGCTCCACTGAACCATTTCCAAGCCGCCGGTGCCTGTGAGGAACCCCACGGTCAGCGCGGCGCCCACAATGCCGCCCACGATGGAGTGGGTGGTGGATACGGGCCAGCCCATACGAGTAGCGATGAAGAGCCAAATCGCAGCTCCAAGTAGGGAGGACATCATGATGTACGCGAATTCCATCGGATCCACGCCCTGCATTGCACTGAGATCGACGATGCCCGAACGGACGGTGTCCGTTACTTCGCCACCGGCGAGGACCGCGCCGGAGACCTCGAAGATCGCAGCGATCACTAAGGCCTGTTTCATTGTGAGTGTCTTTGCCCCTACGGAGGTGCCGAAGGAGTTGGCCACATCATTACCGCCGATATTGAAGGCCATGAACATGGCAAAAAGGATGGCGGCGATCCATACAAGGGGGTTGGTGCCTTCAGAGACGTAGTTGTTCCCCCAGAACATGAAGGCGATGAGCGTGACTGCGGTCAGAGCCCCGAAGCCTACGTGCCAGATCCAGTCGCTGTTTGTGGTTTTTGGTGGGAGAAAGTCCGGTTGGGAGCCGGTGTGTATAGACAAGCGATTTCCTCAGAAAAATGAGCCGAGATATGAAACGTCAGGGCTTCTCGGTGTGTGAACAAAAGAATGAACAACGAATGAAAAATACGTTTTTTAGGTAAACGGAAAGTGAACGCCGGGAAGAGGTTGAATGAAGTTTTGTTTTGCTTTCACGACTATGGTGGAGGGGCACGGTAGCTCCACAATTAATGGACGATGCACTAATCGCATTGAGCGAACCCTGCGGTATCCCCGGTGAGCGAACCCTGCGGTATCCTCGGTACGTCCGTGGAGCTTCATCTACTAGACTCGGTGGGCATGACATCCGAAGCCTCCACCAGCGCCGTAAGTACGGACTCGCGCCCGAAGCTCCTATTACTTGATGGGCATTCTCTGGCCTTCCGGGCTTTCTACGCGTTGCCGGCGCAAAATTTTTCCACCACGGGAGGTCAGCACACGAATGCTGTCTACGGCTTCCTCGGCATGTTCTTGGGGCTAATGGAAAAAGAACGGCCTACCCATGTAGCTGCGGCTTTTGATTTGTCGGGACCGACTTTTCGTGAGGAGTCCTTCCCCGCCTATAAGGCTCAGCGTCCATCAACTCCTGAGGAGTTCAAGGGGCAGATTGGTCTGATCCGCAAGGCGCTCGAGGCACTAGGAATTGTGACGCTAGACAAACCGTCTTATGAAGCGGATGACATCATTGCCACTTTGGCCACGCGGGGAGAAAAGGAGGGGATGCATGCATTAATCTGCACCGGTGATCGCGATTCCTTGCAATTGGTCGACGAGAATGTGACGGTTCTCTACACGCTCAAAGGGGTCTCCGAACTGCACCGTTTTACGCCGGAGGCGGTGGAGAAGAAGTATGGGGTGACACCCACGCAGTATCCGGATCTTGCCGCGCTCCGTGGCGATACCTCCGATAACATGCCGGGCGTGCCAGGCGTAGGCCCTAAGACTGCTCAGAAGTGGATCACTCAATATGGCAGCTTGCAGGGAGTCATCGACGCAATGGATGACATTAAAGGCAAGGTGGGAGAAAACCTGCGCGCGAATATCGCTAGCGTGAAACTAGCCCGAGATATCACGGAGATGGTCCGTGATCTGGATGTGGTGGAGAATCTTGACGACCTGAAACCGACTCAGGTGGACGCTAACGACGCGCTGCAGGTCTTCGAGGAGCTACAGTTCGGGGCTACTTTACGTAATCGTGCGTTCCGCACCCTCGGCGTGGAATTTGAGGATACGGCTCAGGTTCCGATTACCGAGGAGAATCTCAAGCCAGGCAAGTTGGCTAGTTGGTTAAAGAAGCGTGCAGATGGTGTGGCTGTTGACGTAGTCGGTGAGCAGCTGGCCATTCTGGATAAGGAAAACGTCGGTGTCGTCGTTGACATGGCGGACGTTGACCCGAAGGATGAGGCGGCATTGTCTGCCTGGTTGTCCGATCCAGAACAGAAAAAGTGGTTCCATGATGCGAAAGCTAGTTATCACCTGCTGAGGGCTCAGGGATGGGAGCTTGCTGGAGTGGAGCATGACACGTCTCTTGCCGCGTATCTCCTGCGCCCTGACGTTCGTACCTACGGGTTGAGCGATGTGCTTCAACGTCACGCGGGACGTGAGCTTTCGTCTCAGGCGACGCCACTAGGACGAGCGCAGGCAGTTGCCGAGTTGGTTCGGGTTCTGAACCCTGAGCTGGAGAGCGCAGGAGCTACCGAATTGTACTTTGATCTGGAGGTTCCGCTTTGTTTGATCCTGGCGCGTATGGAGGACACTGGAATTGCAGTGAATTCAGAGCTTCTGGAGGACTTGAGTTCTGAATATGGTGAGAAGCTAGACAATGAGATCGCAGCTGCGCGCGAGATTGCCCAGAACCCGGATCTTAATTTGTCCAGTCCAAAGCAGCTGCAGAAAGTACTTTTTGAGGACCTAGGTTTACCGAAGACTAAGAAGACTAAGACGGGGTATTCTACCGCGGCTGGCGAGCTGGAAAAATTGGCTGCACAGACTTCTCATCCATTCTTGATTCATCTGATGGCACATCGTGAGTATCAGAAGATGAAGTCCACGGTGGATGGTCTGATTAGTGCTGTACAAGACGATGGTCGTATTCATACGACCTTTAACCAGAAGGGTGCGGCTACGGGGCGCTTGAGCTCCTCGGATCCTAATTTGCAGAACATTCCTGTTCGCACTGATGCTGGCCGTCGTATCCGCTCTGCTTTCGTAGTGGGTGAGGGATGTGAGACATTATTCACTGCGGATTATTCGCAGATCGAGATGCGCGTTATGGCTCATCTTTCGGAGGATGCTGGGCTTATTGAAGCCTATGCATCGGGGGAAGATTTGCACAATTATGTGGGGTCGAAGGTCTTCGACGTTCCGGTCGACGAGGTTACTCCTGAGCGGCGTCGTAAGGTGAAGGCTTTGTCCTATGGCCTGGTGTACGGCTTGTCGGCGTTTGGCCTGTCTCAGCAGCTTAATATTCCCGCTGGTGAAGCGAAGAAGATCATGGAGAACTATTTTGAGCGTTTCGGTGGTGTGAAGCGTTATCTGGACAATGTAGTCGATGTGGCTCGAGAAGATGGCTACACGTCAACTCTCTTTGGGCGACGCAGGTACTTGCCAGAACTTAAGTCCTCCAACCGTGCAGCGCGGGAGAACGCAGAGCGCGCGGCGTTGAATGCTCCCATTCAAGGA is a window encoding:
- a CDS encoding inorganic phosphate transporter gives rise to the protein MSIHTGSQPDFLPPKTTNSDWIWHVGFGALTAVTLIAFMFWGNNYVSEGTNPLVWIAAILFAMFMAFNIGGNDVANSFGTSVGAKTLTMKQALVIAAIFEVSGAVLAGGEVTDTVRSGIVDLSAMQGVDPMEFAYIMMSSLLGAAIWLFIATRMGWPVSTTHSIVGGIVGAALTVGFLTGTGGLEMVQWSGIGTIAISWALSPLLGGLTSYLLFRWITQSILIYNEQADEKLRNIKKRRTQLSNEHKTKVARMTELQQISYTNAMARDAALFTDDDYDPELLESDYYRELHKINKEASEVQAHRALEHWVPLLAALGAIIICAMMLFKGLKKTGVDFSSLQNIMIMGMVGALVWMAVFIFARTLKRQTLNRSTFVLFSWMQVFTASAFAFSHGANDIANALGPFVAVIDVLKTGEVHDEVAVPMAVLIAMGIALVSGLWFVGRNVIQTVGSGLTKIHPSSGFAAELAAAGVVMMASVMGLPVSSTHILIGAVLGVGLVNRAANWGLMKPIALAWIITLPASAAIAAVAVSILRLVF
- a CDS encoding methylated-DNA--[protein]-cysteine S-methyltransferase, which codes for MNNTHFAVVKTPCGDVLLRISDEALIGLWFRGMPHTPQVDPSLLIDATTHPLVRSVDIQLDEYFRGVRKHFDVPLSLRGSDWHKAVWQRLRDIPWGATTSYGEIARDIGSPRAYRAVGTAVRMNPVSIIVPCHRVLPASGKLGNYAGGAENKRMLLRLEGIEL
- a CDS encoding amino acid ABC transporter ATP-binding protein yields the protein MSATTPMIAIKDVWKNYGRLDVLKGINLEVPAGTVTCLIGPSGSGKSTLLRCVNHLEQVSSGRIEVDGELIGYKEKGGKLYEISEKEAARQRLDIGMVFQHFNLFTHRTVLQNIIEAPIQVKGEAKDKAIAYARQLLDQVGLASKEDAYPIQLSGGQQQRVAIARALAMRPKLMLFDEPTSALDPELVGDVLNVMRKLAEDGMTMLVVTHEMGFAREVADHVAFMDAGVVLEHGPARQVITDPKNDRLREFLSSVM
- a CDS encoding amino acid ABC transporter permease, which gives rise to MTAQQTTTRRRPAENKAIPLRHPGRWVFATVLVLLVAVFFIDAAKRDAYHWDIYFQYLLDTRIAIAALHTLALTVLAMLLGVVLGSIIAVLRMSPNPVLQGVAWLYLWIFRGTPVYVQLVFWGLLSSIYQMVNIGVAEIDLNDVLSNMFLLAVLGLGLNEAAYMAEIVRAGIQAVPEGQSEASKALGMTWWQNMRRTVLPQAMRIIIPPTGNELISMLKTTSLVIAIPYAGELYGRSTDISNSIFLPVPLLLVAATWYLVITSMLMIAQYYLERYYSRGSSRQLTTRQLAALADAEGQPPRNVTVGSELTDGSQS
- a CDS encoding ABC transporter substrate-binding protein, which gives rise to MSIPHRSIKAVIALALTTVLTACVTNKELGNPDGWEAILPKKDPQLAKLVPQDIAQRGSITVGANTPYAPAEFKDSDGTIIGYEVDLIKAAGAVLGLEVNVRQMDFNLILPAISAGTLDAGASAFTDTEERQKNYDFVDFFNFGSAWATQPGNEHNVDPHNACGMTVAVQKGTYSDTDEVQGKSDDCVAAGKEPINKLVYATADAAANATILKQAEAYSSDSPVIAYAVERSNGRLVQAGEIFDKAQFGWAVNKNAPLGPALAAALQKLVDDGSYNRILTPWGLEDGAIDKVTFNLKPFTVPTANNSSQPRTAQRK
- the polA gene encoding DNA polymerase I, coding for MTSEASTSAVSTDSRPKLLLLDGHSLAFRAFYALPAQNFSTTGGQHTNAVYGFLGMFLGLMEKERPTHVAAAFDLSGPTFREESFPAYKAQRPSTPEEFKGQIGLIRKALEALGIVTLDKPSYEADDIIATLATRGEKEGMHALICTGDRDSLQLVDENVTVLYTLKGVSELHRFTPEAVEKKYGVTPTQYPDLAALRGDTSDNMPGVPGVGPKTAQKWITQYGSLQGVIDAMDDIKGKVGENLRANIASVKLARDITEMVRDLDVVENLDDLKPTQVDANDALQVFEELQFGATLRNRAFRTLGVEFEDTAQVPITEENLKPGKLASWLKKRADGVAVDVVGEQLAILDKENVGVVVDMADVDPKDEAALSAWLSDPEQKKWFHDAKASYHLLRAQGWELAGVEHDTSLAAYLLRPDVRTYGLSDVLQRHAGRELSSQATPLGRAQAVAELVRVLNPELESAGATELYFDLEVPLCLILARMEDTGIAVNSELLEDLSSEYGEKLDNEIAAAREIAQNPDLNLSSPKQLQKVLFEDLGLPKTKKTKTGYSTAAGELEKLAAQTSHPFLIHLMAHREYQKMKSTVDGLISAVQDDGRIHTTFNQKGAATGRLSSSDPNLQNIPVRTDAGRRIRSAFVVGEGCETLFTADYSQIEMRVMAHLSEDAGLIEAYASGEDLHNYVGSKVFDVPVDEVTPERRRKVKALSYGLVYGLSAFGLSQQLNIPAGEAKKIMENYFERFGGVKRYLDNVVDVAREDGYTSTLFGRRRYLPELKSSNRAARENAERAALNAPIQGTAADIIKLAMLRVDAAIKAERLNSRVLLQVHDELVVEVAPGELEKVSTLVAREMDSAVALQVPLDVSAGHGENWDLAAH
- a CDS encoding PepSY-associated TM helix domain-containing protein, which translates into the protein MTAADQSSPSQKSTRDTSPETEKSTRPRRSDSAWFSAFSRIHFIAGIFIAPLIFIAAFSGFFYAFAPSLEQLVYKDEITATSGTAAHPLGDQIAAARKVYPDLSIKGVQVAEDTKVGDVPQTNTRVLFKDSSLESSSYTHAVFVDPGDLSIKGDLIQYGSSSALPLRTWLSNGHRRLWLADPGRIYSETAASWLGPLAVSGLALWLINRRRRSNQANTRKPRRGSRRLASQRHSFIGVIAVPGLLFLCLSGLTWSLVAGTNITNVRSQLDWMPPKPSTSLSASSDATPSQPADPHAEHGGHGPDQSLPAHRGNANATSSDSQAETVLESARQAGDLTGTLELTPPANNDSAWVASEIRQPYKLHNDTVSVNGNTGEITDRIPFSSWPIAAQASAWIIQLHMGMLFGIYTQIALGLLALAILALVIYGYTMWFKRGRGSRAGSLPAPIVWSELPVWARVVIPLVLLAYCIVAPLFAVSLVVFAVISLIWRLSTRES